The genomic region GCAGGATGACCTCAATATCCCCGTGCACCTCCTGGTCCAGGCCCAAGCCGGCCAGGTGCTCGGCGCGCACATGCAGGCGTTGGGTGGTGCCGGAAAGCCGCGGCGGTTCGACCACGACGCCGCGTATCCCGAATTCGCCGGCGTCGTTGAAGCGCGAAAGGCTGTTTTCATCAAGGGCCGGGTGAAGGGGGAGCATGCGCAGGGCGCCCAGGCAGAGCGCCAGGACGAACAGGGGCCAGCGCCGCAGGGGGGAACGCCGGCGCAGGAGGATCGTCAGGAGGGCACAGGCCGCCGCGCCGGCCAGCCACCATGCCGGCGCCAGCCAGCCCTGTTCACCCACCCACAGGCCGGCGATCCATCCTCCCAGGAGAAACCAAAGCGTGTGCAGAGGGCGCCTCCTGCCCGCCGCCGAGGAGGATAAGCGCCGGCCAGCCGTCAGGCCTCTTCTTCCCCCTCGTAGGTGCGCAAATAACCGAAGGCCTCGTCGGCGTCGCTGTTCATCACCACTTCCAGCAGTCGGCCGTCGGCGACTGCCGGCACGTCAATCACCCGCACGACCTCGGCGAACTTGCCGGCGTCGGGCAGGATCTCGGTCAGCACGTTGGGCGACTGCGTGAAAAATTCCTCGCGGAAGATGGTGTCCGGATCGTCCGGGTAGAGGGGGAGCGGGTAAATCTGCGCCTCCACCAGGTCCTGGAAGAAGTGCGTGCCGTAGGAGACCTCCACCGGCTGTCCGTCGTGGGAATGGGCGATCTCGATGAGCATGCTCGTGTTGTAAATCTCGGCATAGCTCACTTTGACGCCCAGGTCAATGTTGGAGGAGCCCCAGCGGCCCGGCCCCATGAGGATGAAGCGCTGGCCCTCCAGCGCCTTGTTCAGCCGGCCGATCAGACGCGCCAGCTCCGTCTTGTAATGCGGGTCGGTGATCTGAGCGTACTTCTCCGGGTCCACATACACGATGTAGCGGATGCGCTGCACCAGGCCGTGGGGCACCAGCCGGTTGGCCGAGAAGATCTTGTCCTCATCCGGCACATCGGTGGGCAGGGGGAAGCGCTGTGCCGCGGCGTAGGCCTGCGGCCGGCACTGCAGGAGGTGGAGGCAGAACTCAGGCTTTGGCCAACTGCGCCGGATCTCCACGGTGAACTCGATGTCAATGGGGAAGTTGTACACCGCTTCCAGCCGCTTCAGCACCGTCTTCATCAAGTTGACGAAATCGCGGTTCTTCAGCAGGCCGTCGAAAGTCAGCACCAGCTTATCTTTATCGAAGGCGCCGGCGGTCAGCGGCTCGAAATAATCCCCACGGTCCACCGATGCCAGCAGTTCGATGCCCGTGATATCCTCGGACAGCACCTCGCTCACCGGCAGGGTCTTGAAGGTATTGTCCTCCAGATCAATGACATCCGCGTAGCGCTGGGAATACCAGCGGATCTCGCGGACGTTGCTTTCCGGCCGAAGCTCGGGATGGCTGAGCGCCACCATGCGGGCGTAGTCGTTGGCGACGCGTTCGACAGCGCGGGTGCCCATGCCGAAGACGATGCGCAGGAAGCCGTCCTCGCGGCGGATGCGGCGGTTCCAGCGGAAGGGGTTGCGGCTGAAGCCGACGCCGGCCAGAGTGGGGTAGAAGTAGCGGCCGTGTTGTTCCCCTTCGACCTTCTGGAGCAGGATGGCCATGCGCTCGTCGTAATCAATCAGGCCCATGCGCTGGCGGTAGACCAGCACTTCAGGGCGCGCCACGCAGGAGTAGATGTGGCGGATGGCGGAGAGCACTGCTTCCAGGTTCTCCTTGCGGGAGCCCTGATTGGGGCAGAAGACGCTGTCGTATTTGCCGGCGAATGAGGTGCGGAAGTTGTCCTCCAGCAGGCTGGAAGAGCGCACGATGATGGGCGCGTGGTTCAGCTCCTCCAGCAGGAGCGCGATCTGCTCGACAATGTCCTCGGGGAACTTGCCGCGGGCGTAATGCTCCTTGACC from Anaerolineae bacterium harbors:
- a CDS encoding phosphoenolpyruvate synthase, with amino-acid sequence MFSDTDRLPKVLKLYLELSQYPILASRIRQRMREEIFSRGIISREQFEREVREKAIQSQRREGLMDPVVEEPSDVWAERVSRVRDTLTDFYFAYNLPHELFERIVQEVLADRVPREDIILSFNPELAPWDMLFAQAEQYESFPPEKRAKVQHHLKEIIVVLIKSMISDQLAFVSLAKEYFTIQDLKEIRRRRIGRGKIGGKAAGLLLAWKILQSEADNAGFDIRPYLAMPESYFIGADVFYDFLSINHLYDLLNQKYKTREQIEATYSQVKEHYARGKFPEDIVEQIALLLEELNHAPIIVRSSSLLEDNFRTSFAGKYDSVFCPNQGSRKENLEAVLSAIRHIYSCVARPEVLVYRQRMGLIDYDERMAILLQKVEGEQHGRYFYPTLAGVGFSRNPFRWNRRIRREDGFLRIVFGMGTRAVERVANDYARMVALSHPELRPESNVREIRWYSQRYADVIDLEDNTFKTLPVSEVLSEDITGIELLASVDRGDYFEPLTAGAFDKDKLVLTFDGLLKNRDFVNLMKTVLKRLEAVYNFPIDIEFTVEIRRSWPKPEFCLHLLQCRPQAYAAAQRFPLPTDVPDEDKIFSANRLVPHGLVQRIRYIVYVDPEKYAQITDPHYKTELARLIGRLNKALEGQRFILMGPGRWGSSNIDLGVKVSYAEIYNTSMLIEIAHSHDGQPVEVSYGTHFFQDLVEAQIYPLPLYPDDPDTIFREEFFTQSPNVLTEILPDAGKFAEVVRVIDVPAVADGRLLEVVMNSDADEAFGYLRTYEGEEEA